A region of Staphylococcus sp. IVB6181 DNA encodes the following proteins:
- a CDS encoding zinc ribbon domain-containing protein, whose amino-acid sequence MVKLNASYDFMDAIEDIKVISKDKKLGITKDILPHLAIELVKSEQERKRNEILEEGVRNNQADTMLDIPLTDISHSLIEIATAIERTGEVVLPECPNCHSVIVTGNKVCPECSFNLKDGEKRHV is encoded by the coding sequence ATGGTTAAGTTAAATGCAAGCTATGACTTTATGGACGCTATCGAAGATATAAAAGTAATTTCTAAAGATAAAAAATTAGGGATAACAAAGGATATCCTACCACATTTAGCGATTGAATTAGTTAAATCTGAACAAGAGAGAAAAAGAAATGAGATTTTAGAAGAGGGTGTAAGAAATAACCAAGCAGATACTATGTTGGATATTCCTCTTACAGATATTTCACATAGTTTAATTGAAATTGCAACTGCAATTGAAAGAACGGGTGAGGTAGTATTACCAGAATGCCCAAATTGCCATTCAGTTATAGTTACTGGCAATAAGGTATGCCCTGAATGCAGTTTTAATTTAAAGGACGGTGAAAAGCGACATGTTTAA
- a CDS encoding AAA family ATPase — MSFNITSAKDIQTDKATYLIYAKPGTGKTHTLNFLPGRTLYINVDKSERPLKGNENIDILEFNTHEAWKEWGELMKWLADNKEILNQYDTIAIDNISELFRSMLANLGRNGKNERVPEMSHYQRVDFFTIDSLRFLQSLKKRLVFLAWETNYENYTPAGQQITQAVPDIRKTIRDNVAGLCQVVARLVFNEKSGKRGFILTPSNNVFAKNQLDNREHCLQEDLFKVGDSDG, encoded by the coding sequence ATGAGTTTTAACATTACAAGCGCTAAAGATATTCAGACAGACAAAGCAACTTATCTTATTTATGCGAAACCTGGAACAGGAAAAACACACACATTGAATTTCTTACCAGGCAGAACATTATATATCAATGTGGACAAATCAGAACGTCCATTAAAAGGTAACGAAAATATCGATATCTTAGAATTTAATACCCACGAAGCTTGGAAAGAGTGGGGCGAATTAATGAAATGGTTAGCGGACAATAAAGAAATTCTTAACCAATACGACACTATCGCTATCGACAACATTTCAGAATTGTTTAGATCAATGTTAGCAAACTTAGGGCGTAATGGTAAAAACGAACGTGTACCAGAGATGAGTCATTACCAACGTGTAGACTTCTTCACTATTGATAGTTTGCGCTTCCTTCAAAGCTTAAAAAAACGTTTAGTATTTCTTGCTTGGGAAACGAATTATGAAAACTACACGCCTGCAGGGCAACAAATTACGCAAGCTGTCCCAGATATACGTAAAACCATTCGCGACAACGTAGCAGGTCTTTGTCAAGTCGTAGCGAGATTAGTGTTTAACGAGAAGTCTGGTAAACGTGGCTTTATACTAACGCCAAGCAATAACGTCTTTGCTAAAAATCAATTAGACAACAGAGAACATTGCTTGCAAGAGGATTTGTTTAAGGTAGGTGACAGTGATGGTTAA
- a CDS encoding siphovirus Gp157 family protein, with product MANLFNLNQDYKELLDQMEQGIDPEVLKDTMESIEASIDVKVDNTIGLIRSVEGDIETVDKEIKRLQTVKKQKQTFIHTLKTLLQDMLEYRDLKNYRTSTNYIYKRRNAPSVYITNEKLIDKSYFIEQAPKLDKKALKVDIQNGADVHGAELRESESLVIK from the coding sequence AATCTTAATCAAGATTACAAAGAATTGTTGGATCAGATGGAACAAGGTATCGACCCAGAAGTTTTGAAAGACACAATGGAATCTATCGAAGCGAGTATTGATGTCAAAGTCGATAACACAATCGGACTTATTCGAAGTGTAGAGGGCGACATTGAAACTGTGGACAAAGAAATCAAACGTTTGCAGACAGTGAAGAAACAGAAGCAGACTTTTATCCACACGCTTAAAACATTGCTGCAGGATATGCTTGAATATCGTGATTTAAAAAATTATCGAACATCTACAAACTACATTTATAAACGTAGAAATGCACCGAGCGTCTACATCACAAATGAAAAACTGATTGATAAATCATACTTTATTGAACAAGCACCAAAACTGGATAAGAAAGCACTCAAAGTAGATATTCAAAACGGTGCAGATGTGCATGGTGCAGAATTGCGTGAGAGTGAAAGCCTGGTGATTAAATAA